In a genomic window of Strix aluco isolate bStrAlu1 chromosome 3, bStrAlu1.hap1, whole genome shotgun sequence:
- the YPEL5 gene encoding protein yippee-like 5 yields MGRIFLDHIGGTRLFSCANCDTILTNRSELISTRFTGATGRAFLFNKVVNLQYSEVQDRVMLTGRHMVRDVSCKNCNSKLGWIYEFATEDSQRYKEGRVILERALVRESEGFEEHVPSDNS; encoded by the exons ATGGGAAGAATTTTTCTGGATCATATTGGTGGCACTCGCCTGTTCTCCTGTGCAAACTGCGACACGATTCTGACCAACCGTTCTGAGCTCATCTCCACTCGTTTTACAGGGGCCACAGGAAGAGCCTTTCTTTTTAACAAG GTGGTAAATCTGCAATACAGTGAAGTTCAGGATCGGGTCATGCTCACTGGCCGCCACATGGTTCGAGATGTGAGCTGCAAGAACTGCAACAGCAAACTGGGTTGGATCTATGAATTTGCCACTGAAGACAGCCAGCGCTACAAGGAAGGCCGTGTTATCCTGGAAAGAGCGTTGGTTCGAGAGAGTGAAGGATTTGAGGAGCATGTTCCATCCGACAATTCCTGA